One Setaria italica strain Yugu1 chromosome I, Setaria_italica_v2.0, whole genome shotgun sequence DNA window includes the following coding sequences:
- the LOC101763429 gene encoding LOW QUALITY PROTEIN: probable cyclic nucleotide-gated ion channel 20, chloroplastic (The sequence of the model RefSeq protein was modified relative to this genomic sequence to represent the inferred CDS: inserted 1 base in 1 codon) — translation MTDQERDDVPMLLRNVELPRFPLRSTSMCIPVRDDEYEEGTFVPHTGPLFIQPPTQTTSGSPFTSRDAPDRLPRPSQGKPVSKPQAVMPEQTGGTRWSYSGQVPKNEHLLMSGPLGQCDNPDCVNCPPACKNKRHFHRGSNAEDNKLHNILYGYGGGWKKKIEQILSRIPIMNPHAKPVQHWNQFFVISCLIAIFIDPLFFFLLSVEQDNKCIVLNWDFATALAVLRSVTDAIYFLHMLLQFRLAYVAPESRVVGAGDLVDEPKKVAIHYLRGYFLLDFFVVLPLPQVMILLVIPKYVGLSGANYAKNLLRATVLLQYVPRIIRFVPLLDGQSANGFIFESAWANFVINLLMFVLAGHVVGSCWYLFGLQRVNQCLRDACSASTIPYCDTFIDCGRGVGSGLYRQQWFNDSGAAACFNTGNGATFQYGIYGQAVLLTTEESAVKRYIYSLFWGFQQISTLAGNLVPSYFAWEVLFTMAIIGLGLLLFALLIGNMQNFLQALGRRRLEMQLRRRDVEKWMSHRRLPEDLRRRVRRAERFTWAATQGVNEEELLSNLPEDIQRDIRRHFFRFLNKVRLFTLMDWPILDAICDKLRQNLYISGSDILYQGGPVDKMVFIVRGKLESVSADGSKAPLHDGDVCGEELLTWYLENSSVNRDAGKIKFQGMRLVAIRTVTCSTNVEAFVLRASDLEEVTSQFARFLRNPRVQGAIRYESXYWRTIAATRIQVAWRYRKRRLKRAEQSRLNEESYPSYSITAFDSFRRGQRG, via the exons ATGACTGATCAGGAGAGAGATGATGTTCCTATGTTACTAAGAAATGTTGAACTACCAAGATTTCCTCTAAGAAGCACTTCAATGTGTATACCAGTAAGGGATGATGAATATGAAGAAGGCACCTTTGTACCCCATACTGGTCCTTTATTCATTCAGCCACCAACTCAGACAACATCGGGCAGTCCATTTACCAGTAGAGACGCACCAGATAGGCTGCCTAGACCTTCACAGGGGAAACCAGTCAGCAAGCCACAGGCAGTCATGCCAGAACAAACCGGAGGAACTAGGTGGTCTTACAGTGGACAAGTGCCAAAGAATGAACACCTACTGATGTCTGGACCTTTGGGACAATGTGATAATCCTGATTGTGTCAATTGCCCTCCTGCTTGTAAAAATAAAAGACATTTCCACAGAGGTTCGAATGCTGAAGACAATAAG CTTCATAATATTCTTTATGGTTATGGTGGTGGATGGAAGAAAAAGATCGAGCAAATTCTTTCACGCATTCCAATTATGAACCCACATGCAAAGCCTGTTCAACACTGGAATCAATTCTTCGTGATATCATGCCTGATTGCCATTTTCATCGATCCACTGTTCTTCTTCCTATTATCAGTAGAGCAG GATAATAAATGCATAGTGTTAAACTGGGATTTTGCTACAGCACTTGCTGTTTTGAGAAGTGTGACCGATGCTATTTATTTCCTCCACATGCTGCTTCAA TTCAGATTGGCTTATGTTGCCCCAGAGTCACGTGTGGTGGGAGCTGGAGACTTGGTTGATGAGCCAAAGAAAGTTGCTATCCATTATCTTCGTGGTTACTTTTTACTTGATTTTTTTGTTGTGCTTCCACTCCCTCAG GTGATGATACTGCTAGTTATCCCTAAATATGTTGGGTTATCAGGTGCAAACTATGCTAAGAATTTATTGCGTGCCACTGTTCTTCTTCAATATGTGCCCCGTATCATCAGATTTGTACCGCTACTTGATGGTCAGTCCGCCAATGGATTCATATTCGAGTCAGCATGGGCTAATTTTGTGATCAACCTTCTAATGTTTGTTTTGGCGGGACACGTTGTTGGTTCATGTTGGTATCTCTTTGGCTTACAG AGGGTTAACCAATGTCTACGAGATGCTTGTTCTGCATCGACCATTCCTTATTGTGATACTTTTATAGACTGTGGACGTGGCGTTGGGAGTGGACTGTACAGACAGCAGTGGTTCAATGACTCAGGTGCAGCAGCTTGTTTTAACACTGGAAATGGTGCTACTTTCCAATATGGAATCTATGGGCAGGCTGTTTTACTAACTACAGAAGAAAGTGCTGTTAAACGGTATATATATTCATTATTTTGGGGGTTTCAG CAAATAAGTACCTTAGCTGGCAACCTTGTCCCAAGTTACTTTGCATGGGAAGTTCTGTTCACGATGGCTATTATTGGTTTGGGACTGTTGCTTTTTGCATTACTTATCGGAAACATGCAAAACTTTCTCCAAGCTCTTGGAAGACG GAGATTGGAAATGCAACTTAGGCGCCGCGATGTTGAAAAGTGGATGAGCCATAGGCGGTTGCCTGAAGATTTGAGAAG GAGGGTTAGACGAGCAGAAAGGTTCACCTGGGCAGCTACTCAAGGAGTGAATGAAGAGGAGCTTTTGAGTAATTTACCTGAAGATATCCAGAGGGACATACGTCGTCATTTCTTTAGATTCCTTAATAAG GTCCGATTGTTCACCTTGATGGATTGGCCTATCTTGGATGCTATCTGTGACAAATTAAGACAAAACTTATATATCAGTGGAAGTGACATTCTTTATCAAGGTGGTCCTGTTGACAAGATGGTCTTCATAGTGAGAGGTAAGCTGGAAAGCGTCAGTGCAGATGGAAGCAAGGCTCCGTTACATGATGGAGATGTATGTGGAGAGGAGCTCCTCACATGGTACTTGGAAAACTCATCGGTGAATAGAG ATGCTGGGAAAATCAAATTTCAAGGCATGCGGTTGGTTGCTATACGTACAGTAACATGTTCAACAAATGTTGAAGCTTTTGTACTCAGAGCAAGTGATCTCGAAGAAGTCACCTCGCAATTTGCACGATTTTTGCGTAATCCACGAGTGCAGGGAGCGATCAG GTACGAAT CCTACTGGCGAACTATTGCTGCAACTCGAATTCAAGTTGCATGGAGGTATAGGAAAAGGCGGCTGAAGCGAGCTGAGCAGTCAAGGCTGAACGAGGAGTCTTACCCCTCGTACTCGATCACGGCGTTTGATTCTTTTCGACGTGGACAGAGGGGATGA
- the LOC101763834 gene encoding uncharacterized protein LOC101763834: MGLLLLPSRAASARPLLPPASPSALRRAGVIGARPAASSSNVEVIDATATPASTSAPGGGGGGARKWGAGGLGLELSEEMRRGMMWRMLAPPAAAVAADAAFLRLLDRAAPGDAPAWAAAAGSALLFAAGLLGVHYGFLSSRWDATERGSVLGWDLAVRHWNVMSMAKEHSSSGEEEDDDDEEYEDEEEYEDDDEEYEDDEE, translated from the coding sequence CCCGCTGCTTCCACCAGCCAGCCCCAGCGCCCTTCGCCGCGCCGGTGTCATCGGCGCCCGCCCGGCGGCCAGCTCCAGCAACGTCGAGGTCATCGACGCCACCGCGACGCCGGCGTCGACGTCCGcgccgggcggtggcggcggcggcgccaggaaGTGGGGCGCGGGCGGGCTCGGGCTGGAGCTGTCGGAGGAGATGCGGCGCGGGATGATGTGGCGGATGCTGGCGCCCCCCGCGGCGGCTGTCGCGGCGGACGCGGCGTTCCTGAGGCTGCTCGACCGCGCGGCGCCCGGGGACGCGCCGgcctgggccgccgccgcgggctcgGCCCTGCTGTTCGCGGCGGGGCTGCTCGGCGTCCACTACGGGTTCCTGTCGTCGAGGTGGGACGCCACGGAGAGGGGATCCGTGTTGGGGTGGGACCTCGCCGTCCGGCACTGGAACGTCATGTCCATGGCCAAGGAGCACTCTTCGTCaggggaagaggaggacgacgatgacgagGAATACGAAGACGAGGAGGAGTACGAGGATGATGACGAGGAGTATGAGGATGACGAGGAATAG